A single region of the Massilia sp. erpn genome encodes:
- the fabD gene encoding ACP S-malonyltransferase — MSKTVFMFSGQGSQYRQMGHELYRREPVFRDAMQRLDPLVRTRCGESVLAALYDDVNGEQQLKRVRISHPAIFMVEYALAQTLIAADVRPDLVLGSSLGSYAAAAIAGCIDAETALQAVIEKALMLERHCAPGGMLAVMGDPAAYLTPGIQDICELAACNFSGHSVLAMPHDQLARVESHLRQYGLAFQRLDVEFAFHSRWIDAARQPYLDYLQSLHFQPAAIPLACCASASTLQALPSDFFWSVARAPIRFHDTVQALEAQGSYCYIDVGPAGTLATFLKYGLPAGSSSQIHTLMSPFGSDSGNLAAVTSRCRQPAGRTEQHQPTKESRAMKAVIFPGQGAQFKGMGKDVFPLYPDLMRRASEILGYSVEELCLSDSQNQLSQTRYTQPALFVVNALNYYRHQAQHGGAAPDFFAGHSLGEYNALLAAGAFSFETGLRLVKKRGELMGAARDGAMAAVLGASAGEVQAILDKHKLDQIDIANYNSPTQIVIAGSKDAIAAAEQVFASQNLRYVTLNVSAAFHSRYMQPAQAEFVRFLSEFSFSTPSVPVIANASGRPYEAERIAETLAAQIAGPVRWVDSVRYLMGREVDEFQEIGAAVLSKMVLEIRSKETPIVDERPPASVALASPAPQPVESGGGTGIRAARLGSALFRQRFGLQYAYMAGAMYRGVASAELVIRMGKAGFLSFFGAGGLPPARVEAGIQRIQSELKDGQPYGMNLLANYEYPADEEAVVELYLKYGVTNVEAAAFMQMTPALVRFRLTGLCTDARGAVVCDHRIIAKISRPEVAKAFMSPAPAAIVSKLLEQGKITPLQAELARRVPVAHDICVEADSGGHTDGGISAVMLPPMLRMRDELQASYGYAEPVCMGLAGGIGGPEAAAAAFLLGADFIMTGSINQCTVEAGMSDNGKAMLQEIDIHDTEYAPAGDMFEIGAQVQVLKKSVFFPARANKLLSLYRHHNSLDEIPERTRRQLEGTYFKKTFEEIWSETAAWFKAQGKDHEVVKAEANPKHKMALVFRWYFAYCTRIAMEGRNEDQVNYQIQTGPALGSFNRWVKGTTLESWRNRHVDEIAIKLLAATAEHLNRSYTRFLQA; from the coding sequence ATGAGTAAAACCGTCTTCATGTTTTCTGGGCAGGGCTCGCAGTACCGGCAGATGGGCCATGAGCTGTATCGGCGCGAGCCTGTGTTTCGTGACGCCATGCAGCGCCTTGATCCTTTGGTGCGGACCCGCTGCGGCGAGTCGGTGCTGGCGGCCCTGTATGACGATGTGAACGGCGAGCAGCAGCTTAAGCGCGTTCGCATCAGCCATCCGGCCATCTTCATGGTGGAATATGCGCTGGCCCAGACCTTGATTGCGGCGGATGTGCGGCCCGACCTGGTGCTGGGTTCCAGCCTCGGTTCCTATGCTGCGGCGGCGATTGCCGGCTGCATCGATGCCGAAACCGCCCTGCAAGCCGTGATTGAAAAGGCGCTGATGCTGGAACGGCATTGCGCGCCGGGCGGCATGCTTGCCGTCATGGGCGATCCCGCAGCCTATCTGACGCCAGGGATACAGGATATCTGCGAACTGGCGGCCTGCAATTTCAGCGGCCATTCGGTATTGGCCATGCCGCACGATCAATTGGCCCGCGTTGAAAGCCACCTGCGCCAGTATGGCCTGGCTTTTCAAAGGCTGGACGTGGAATTTGCCTTTCATTCGCGCTGGATCGACGCGGCGCGCCAACCCTATCTCGATTATCTACAGTCGCTGCATTTCCAGCCAGCGGCCATTCCGCTGGCGTGCTGCGCCAGCGCGAGCACGCTGCAAGCCTTGCCTTCCGACTTTTTCTGGAGCGTGGCGCGTGCGCCGATCCGCTTTCACGACACGGTGCAAGCCCTGGAAGCCCAGGGCAGCTATTGCTATATCGACGTTGGCCCGGCAGGCACGCTCGCCACTTTTCTCAAATATGGACTGCCAGCCGGTTCATCGTCGCAAATCCACACGCTGATGTCGCCCTTCGGTAGCGACAGCGGCAATCTGGCGGCCGTGACCAGCCGATGCCGCCAGCCAGCAGGCAGAACAGAGCAGCATCAACCCACTAAGGAGAGCAGGGCTATGAAGGCAGTGATATTTCCGGGGCAGGGCGCGCAGTTCAAGGGCATGGGCAAGGACGTCTTTCCCCTATACCCGGATCTGATGCGACGCGCATCCGAGATTCTTGGCTACTCCGTGGAAGAACTCTGCCTCAGCGACAGCCAGAATCAGCTCTCGCAAACCCGCTATACGCAGCCGGCCCTGTTCGTGGTCAATGCGCTCAACTACTACCGCCATCAGGCGCAACATGGCGGTGCGGCGCCTGATTTCTTTGCCGGCCATAGCCTTGGTGAATACAACGCGCTGCTTGCCGCCGGTGCGTTTTCCTTCGAAACGGGACTGCGCCTGGTGAAGAAACGCGGTGAGCTGATGGGCGCCGCGCGTGACGGCGCCATGGCTGCCGTGCTGGGTGCATCGGCCGGTGAGGTGCAGGCCATACTCGATAAGCATAAGCTGGATCAGATCGATATTGCGAACTACAACTCGCCGACGCAGATCGTGATCGCGGGCAGCAAGGATGCCATCGCCGCAGCTGAGCAGGTTTTCGCCAGCCAGAATCTACGCTATGTGACGCTGAATGTGAGTGCCGCTTTCCACTCGCGCTATATGCAGCCGGCGCAGGCCGAATTTGTGCGTTTCCTGAGCGAGTTTTCCTTCTCCACGCCAAGCGTGCCGGTAATCGCCAACGCCAGCGGGCGCCCGTACGAGGCGGAGCGGATCGCGGAAACTCTGGCCGCACAGATTGCCGGCCCGGTGCGCTGGGTCGATTCGGTACGCTACCTGATGGGGCGCGAGGTGGACGAGTTCCAGGAAATCGGCGCGGCGGTGCTGAGCAAAATGGTGCTGGAAATCCGCAGCAAGGAAACGCCGATTGTGGATGAAAGGCCTCCTGCTTCGGTTGCGCTGGCATCCCCCGCGCCCCAGCCGGTGGAAAGCGGCGGCGGGACGGGCATCCGGGCAGCTCGTCTTGGCAGCGCCTTGTTCCGTCAGCGTTTTGGCTTGCAGTACGCCTACATGGCTGGCGCAATGTATCGCGGCGTGGCGTCGGCCGAGCTGGTGATCCGCATGGGCAAGGCGGGCTTCCTGTCCTTTTTTGGTGCGGGCGGTCTGCCTCCCGCGCGCGTCGAAGCAGGCATCCAGCGCATTCAGTCCGAGCTGAAAGACGGTCAGCCCTATGGGATGAATCTGTTGGCGAACTACGAATATCCGGCTGACGAAGAGGCGGTGGTCGAGCTGTATCTGAAATATGGCGTGACCAATGTGGAGGCGGCAGCCTTTATGCAGATGACGCCTGCGCTGGTGCGTTTCCGTCTGACCGGCCTGTGCACCGATGCGCGCGGAGCGGTGGTCTGCGATCATCGCATCATCGCCAAGATTTCCCGGCCGGAGGTGGCGAAGGCCTTTATGAGTCCAGCGCCCGCGGCCATCGTCAGCAAGCTGCTGGAGCAGGGCAAGATCACGCCGCTGCAGGCCGAACTCGCGCGGCGCGTGCCGGTCGCACATGATATCTGTGTCGAAGCCGATTCCGGTGGCCACACCGACGGCGGCATCTCCGCCGTGATGCTGCCGCCGATGCTGCGTATGCGCGATGAACTGCAGGCCAGCTACGGGTATGCGGAACCGGTCTGCATGGGCCTCGCGGGTGGCATCGGCGGGCCGGAAGCGGCGGCTGCAGCCTTCCTGCTGGGTGCCGATTTCATCATGACCGGCTCCATCAACCAGTGCACGGTGGAAGCGGGAATGAGCGACAACGGCAAGGCCATGCTGCAGGAAATCGATATCCACGATACCGAGTACGCCCCGGCCGGCGATATGTTCGAGATCGGTGCCCAGGTACAGGTGCTGAAGAAATCCGTCTTCTTCCCGGCACGCGCCAACAAGCTGCTGTCGCTCTACCGCCATCACAACAGCCTGGACGAAATCCCTGAACGCACGCGCCGCCAGCTTGAAGGCACGTACTTCAAGAAGACCTTCGAGGAAATCTGGAGCGAGACCGCCGCCTGGTTCAAGGCCCAGGGCAAGGACCACGAAGTCGTCAAAGCCGAAGCGAACCCGAAGCACAAGATGGCCCTGGTATTCCGCTGGTACTTCGCCTATTGCACGCGCATTGCCATGGAAGGGCGCAACGAGGATCAGGTCAATTACCAGATTCAGACCGGCCCGGCCCTCGGTTCCTTCAACCGCTGGGTGAAAGGTACGACGCTGGAATCCTGGCGCAACCGGCACGTTGACGAAATAGCCATCAAGCTGCTGGCCGCCACCGCTGAGCATTTGAACCGTTCCTATACCCGTTTCCTCCAGGCTTAA
- a CDS encoding MbtH family NRPS accessory protein, which produces MSDLENPVAELYEVVVNEEEQYSIWPASKELPLGWKKAGKQGSKDVCLAYINEVWTDMRPLSLRRAMSSSQQ; this is translated from the coding sequence ATGTCTGACTTGGAAAACCCGGTTGCAGAATTGTACGAAGTAGTGGTCAACGAAGAAGAGCAGTACTCGATCTGGCCGGCCAGCAAAGAGCTGCCGCTTGGCTGGAAAAAGGCCGGCAAACAAGGCAGCAAAGACGTGTGCCTTGCCTATATCAATGAAGTGTGGACCGATATGCGCCCACTTTCCCTGCGCCGAGCGATGAGCTCATCACAGCAGTAG